Proteins encoded within one genomic window of Bacillales bacterium:
- a CDS encoding redoxin family protein, with the protein MLLEQMPKVTLRDLDGNAVSTEDYRGKKTLVFMWASW; encoded by the coding sequence ATGTTGCTGGAACAGATGCCGAAAGTGACGCTGCGGGATTTGGACGGGAATGCCGTGTCGACGGAAGATTACCGGGGCAAGAAAACGCTCGTGTTCATGTGGGCGTCCTGGTGA